Proteins from one Natrinema salinisoli genomic window:
- a CDS encoding 50S ribosomal protein L31e, with protein MSASDFEERVVTVPLRDVKKGANHEAADYAMRLVREHLAKHFAVDEDAIRLDPSINETVWANGRSNPPRKLRVRAARFDEEGEAVVEAEVAD; from the coding sequence ATGAGTGCAAGTGATTTCGAGGAACGCGTCGTAACCGTTCCGCTGCGCGACGTCAAGAAGGGGGCCAACCACGAGGCCGCCGACTACGCGATGCGACTGGTCCGCGAACACCTCGCCAAACACTTCGCGGTCGACGAAGACGCCATCCGTCTGGACCCCTCGATCAACGAGACGGTCTGGGCGAACGGGCGCTCCAACCCGCCGCGAAAGCTGCGCGTCCGCGCAGCCCGCTTCGACGAAGAGGGTGAAGCCGTCGTCGAGGCCGAGGTCGCAGACTAA
- a CDS encoding hydantoinase/oxoprolinase family protein, with protein sequence MAHNLGVDVGGTFTDVIVFDEDTRELTIDKVLSTPANPSEGVINGIEEAVDKADTSVGELNLLFHGTTVVTNMLLEETGSRVGLITSEGHEDVLHLARAWTPGPLYGWMDMEKPTPLADLVDTRSVGGRITSPDGSEQEPIDEEAVRAAVRELADSGVESLTVALLNSYLNPAHERQVRDIIQDECPDLPVSISAEIVPEYGEYERTLTTVINDYARPQVIDYLDDLDDSLEAAGSTAKMNVVRSDGGLMSSDAAKHRPVELALSGPSGGVVGAATIAEKKGVPDVLTLDMGGTSTDVSLVEDGKPETTRQTKVGYREFKSRAVDVNTVGAGGGSIARVQLSGSLQVGPESAGADPGPACYGQGGEEPTVTDANVVLGRIPSNVRLGGSMELDREAARDAIRTVADERDSTVEEAAQAILDIVNENMYGALRVVSVERGYDPRDFGLVAFGGAGPMHANALADVMDAYPLIVPPGPGVMSAFGFLTSDVQNEFSETYLKTDQDVDGEEVYEAYQDLRAEATDWLVSEGVGEANHAFEYYADCRYYRQDVQMSIPIDLSNLRTEEGIAEIKDDFESRHDQRFGFSLDAPLEIANLRVIGKGTIQGVTLEESDLGGEDASGAEVGTQEVFFDDSYHETPIYDRAQMRPGNAIAGPAIVTDDDSTVVVQPDHTATVDRYANLEITRSDSQ encoded by the coding sequence ATGGCACACAACCTAGGAGTGGACGTGGGTGGGACGTTCACGGACGTCATCGTCTTCGACGAGGACACCCGCGAACTCACGATCGACAAGGTGCTCTCCACGCCGGCGAACCCGTCGGAGGGCGTGATCAACGGGATCGAGGAGGCCGTCGACAAGGCCGACACGTCCGTCGGCGAACTGAACCTGTTGTTTCACGGGACGACCGTCGTGACGAACATGCTGCTCGAGGAGACCGGCTCCCGAGTCGGACTGATCACCAGCGAGGGCCACGAGGACGTCCTCCATCTGGCGCGGGCGTGGACGCCCGGGCCGCTCTACGGGTGGATGGACATGGAGAAACCGACGCCCCTGGCCGATCTCGTCGATACGCGAAGCGTCGGCGGCCGGATCACGTCGCCCGACGGATCGGAGCAGGAACCGATCGACGAAGAAGCGGTCCGAGCGGCGGTCCGGGAGCTCGCCGACTCGGGCGTCGAGTCGCTGACCGTCGCCCTGCTGAACTCGTATCTGAATCCGGCCCACGAACGGCAGGTCCGGGACATCATTCAGGACGAGTGTCCGGATCTCCCGGTGTCGATCTCCGCGGAGATCGTTCCGGAGTACGGCGAGTACGAGCGGACGCTGACGACAGTCATCAACGACTACGCGCGGCCGCAAGTGATCGACTACCTCGACGACCTCGACGACTCGCTCGAGGCGGCCGGCTCGACCGCGAAGATGAACGTCGTGCGCTCGGACGGCGGGCTGATGAGCTCCGACGCCGCGAAACACCGGCCGGTGGAACTCGCCCTGTCGGGGCCGTCCGGCGGCGTCGTCGGCGCGGCGACCATCGCGGAGAAGAAGGGCGTTCCCGACGTGCTCACGCTCGATATGGGCGGCACCTCGACGGACGTCTCGCTGGTCGAGGACGGCAAACCCGAGACGACGCGCCAGACGAAGGTCGGCTACCGTGAGTTCAAGTCTCGAGCCGTCGACGTCAACACGGTCGGCGCGGGCGGGGGCTCGATCGCTCGCGTCCAACTGTCGGGATCGCTCCAGGTCGGGCCCGAGAGCGCCGGGGCCGATCCGGGGCCGGCCTGCTACGGACAGGGCGGCGAGGAGCCGACGGTGACCGACGCGAACGTCGTGCTCGGCCGCATTCCGTCGAACGTCCGGCTCGGCGGGAGCATGGAACTCGATCGCGAGGCGGCCCGTGACGCGATCCGGACGGTCGCCGACGAGCGCGACAGCACGGTCGAGGAGGCCGCTCAGGCGATCCTCGACATCGTCAACGAGAACATGTACGGCGCGCTCCGGGTCGTCTCCGTCGAGCGCGGCTACGATCCGCGGGACTTCGGGCTCGTCGCGTTCGGCGGTGCCGGCCCGATGCACGCGAACGCGCTGGCGGACGTGATGGACGCCTACCCGCTGATCGTCCCGCCGGGACCGGGCGTCATGAGCGCCTTCGGCTTCCTGACGAGCGACGTGCAAAACGAGTTCTCCGAGACCTACCTGAAGACGGATCAGGACGTCGACGGCGAGGAAGTGTACGAGGCCTACCAGGACCTGCGAGCGGAGGCGACCGACTGGCTCGTCTCGGAGGGCGTCGGCGAGGCGAACCACGCCTTCGAGTACTACGCCGACTGCCGGTACTACCGCCAGGACGTCCAGATGTCGATCCCGATCGACCTCTCGAACCTCCGGACCGAGGAGGGCATCGCGGAGATCAAAGACGACTTCGAGTCGCGCCACGACCAGCGCTTCGGCTTCTCCCTCGACGCGCCCCTCGAGATCGCGAACCTCCGAGTCATCGGCAAGGGAACGATCCAGGGCGTCACGTTAGAGGAGAGCGACCTCGGCGGCGAGGACGCGAGCGGGGCGGAAGTCGGCACACAGGAGGTCTTCTTCGACGACAGCTACCACGAGACGCCGATCTACGACCGCGCACAGATGCGACCCGGCAACGCGATCGCCGGGCCGGCGATCGTCACCGACGACGACTCGACGGTCGTCGTCCAGCCAGACCACACGGCGACGGTCGATCGGTACGCGAACCTGGAAATAACGCGGAGTGATTCACAATGA
- a CDS encoding 50S ribosomal protein L39e, which yields MGKKSKGKKKRLAKLENQNSRVPAWVMMKTDMEVQRNPKRRNWRRNDTDE from the coding sequence ATGGGTAAAAAATCGAAGGGCAAGAAGAAGCGACTTGCCAAACTCGAGAACCAGAACAGCCGCGTCCCGGCGTGGGTTATGATGAAGACGGACATGGAAGTCCAGCGCAACCCGAAACGACGCAACTGGCGGCGCAACGACACTGACGAGTAA
- a CDS encoding helix-turn-helix domain-containing protein: protein MFQAEIHLQQEKACVLDDFADHFGTSFDVNIEELHDHLVTFTIRMEESREEFLEFFRNAKQVEHVERLDESTYLITKTSCGAYSAVDRNHGVLRRQSRVRGDRRVYTVLFFRREDLRAMIDDFNRIGTVTLGKLTEFDRSKSMLTDRQLEVVTRALEEGYFEWPRTIDSEELADELGISRTTMLEHLRKAQSKLLTSAIEENDRSNPMERIER, encoded by the coding sequence ATGTTTCAAGCCGAAATCCACCTCCAACAGGAGAAAGCCTGCGTCCTCGACGACTTCGCGGATCACTTCGGTACGTCCTTCGACGTCAACATCGAGGAACTCCACGACCACCTCGTGACGTTTACCATCCGGATGGAGGAGTCACGCGAGGAGTTCCTCGAGTTCTTCAGGAACGCCAAGCAGGTCGAGCACGTCGAACGCCTCGACGAGTCGACCTACCTGATCACGAAGACCTCGTGTGGCGCGTACTCGGCGGTCGATCGGAACCACGGCGTCCTCCGTCGACAGAGCCGGGTCCGCGGCGATCGCCGCGTCTACACCGTCCTGTTCTTCCGCCGGGAGGACCTGCGGGCCATGATCGACGATTTCAACCGGATCGGGACCGTCACGCTGGGCAAACTCACCGAGTTCGATCGATCGAAATCGATGCTCACCGACCGGCAACTCGAGGTCGTCACGCGCGCCCTCGAGGAGGGGTACTTCGAGTGGCCGCGGACGATCGACAGCGAGGAGCTCGCCGACGAGCTGGGGATTAGCCGAACCACGATGCTCGAGCACCTCCGGAAGGCGCAGTCGAAGCTGCTGACCAGTGCCATCGAGGAGAACGACCGATCGAATCCGATGGAACGGATCGAACGGTAG
- a CDS encoding hydroxysqualene dehydroxylase — protein MTDVAVLGGGIGGLTAAHELAERGHDVTVFEANDRFGGKARSMPIADDPAALHGEHGFRFFPAFYRHVVDTMERIPDGAGTVADNLVETEATLIASTADSGRIAETRTPDSVRGWLEALRPAFAEDLPRSDVRFLLERLLYLLTACDERREEELDDVSWWEFIDAENRSQEFRDRLAYATQALVALRPQVGSARTVGTIYLQLLFGQLDPTEPTERVLNAPTNEAWIDPWVRHLETLGVEFRPNTPVRGLAFDGRRVTDAELADGRTVAADEFVLAVPVEVAPEFVTPELRREAPELGRIDRLDTAWMNGIQFYLTDDVELSRGHQVYADAPWALTSISQRQFWTGYDLEGRGPDEVEGVLSVIASDWDTPGLYHEKPARECTREEIAEEIWAQLKTHLNGPDRRLRDDMLVDWFLDPSIVETDAGVENRSPLLINTVGSLRKRPPADVGVGNLTLASDYVRTNADLASMESANEAGRRAANAILDRHGGRGRAQVWELREPAVFDPLKRQDRVRYRLGLPHPAEVTQSLRGVTRRLGNRV, from the coding sequence ATGACCGACGTTGCCGTACTCGGTGGCGGAATCGGCGGCCTCACGGCGGCGCACGAACTCGCCGAGCGCGGGCACGACGTGACCGTCTTCGAGGCGAACGACCGCTTCGGCGGGAAGGCCCGATCGATGCCGATCGCGGACGATCCGGCCGCGCTCCACGGCGAACACGGGTTCCGGTTCTTTCCGGCGTTCTACCGCCACGTCGTCGATACCATGGAGCGGATCCCCGACGGTGCCGGAACCGTCGCGGACAACCTCGTCGAGACCGAAGCGACGCTGATCGCGAGCACCGCGGATTCGGGGCGGATCGCGGAGACCCGCACGCCCGACTCGGTTCGGGGCTGGCTCGAGGCGCTCCGTCCGGCCTTCGCCGAGGACCTGCCCCGCAGTGACGTCCGATTCCTGCTCGAGCGACTGCTGTACCTGCTGACCGCCTGCGATGAGCGTCGCGAGGAGGAGCTCGACGACGTCTCCTGGTGGGAGTTCATCGACGCCGAGAACCGTTCGCAGGAGTTTCGCGACCGGCTCGCGTACGCGACGCAGGCGCTCGTCGCGCTCCGGCCGCAGGTCGGGAGCGCACGGACGGTCGGCACCATCTACCTGCAGTTGCTGTTCGGCCAGCTCGATCCGACCGAGCCGACCGAACGGGTCCTGAACGCCCCGACGAACGAGGCCTGGATCGATCCGTGGGTCCGCCATCTCGAGACGCTGGGCGTCGAGTTCCGACCGAACACCCCTGTTCGGGGCCTCGCGTTCGACGGGCGACGCGTGACCGACGCCGAGCTGGCCGACGGACGAACGGTCGCGGCCGACGAGTTCGTGCTGGCCGTCCCCGTCGAGGTCGCCCCCGAGTTCGTCACGCCGGAGCTACGCCGGGAAGCGCCGGAACTGGGGCGGATCGATCGGCTCGATACCGCCTGGATGAACGGGATCCAGTTCTACCTCACCGACGACGTCGAACTGAGCCGCGGCCACCAGGTCTACGCCGACGCCCCCTGGGCGCTGACTTCGATCTCCCAGCGCCAGTTCTGGACGGGCTACGACCTCGAGGGCCGCGGTCCCGACGAGGTCGAGGGCGTTCTCTCAGTTATCGCCTCCGACTGGGACACGCCGGGACTCTACCACGAAAAGCCGGCCAGGGAATGTACCCGTGAAGAGATCGCCGAGGAGATCTGGGCGCAGCTGAAGACCCACCTGAACGGGCCCGACCGGCGGCTGCGGGACGACATGCTGGTCGACTGGTTCCTCGATCCCTCGATCGTCGAAACGGATGCCGGAGTCGAAAACCGATCGCCGCTGTTGATCAACACCGTGGGGTCGCTCCGGAAGCGGCCGCCGGCCGACGTCGGCGTGGGAAACCTCACCCTGGCGAGCGACTACGTCCGAACGAACGCCGATCTGGCGTCGATGGAGTCGGCCAACGAGGCCGGCCGCCGCGCGGCGAACGCGATCCTCGACCGACACGGTGGACGGGGCCGGGCGCAGGTCTGGGAGCTCAGAGAGCCCGCGGTGTTCGACCCGCTCAAGCGACAGGATCGGGTCCGGTACCGGCTCGGACTGCCGCACCCGGCGGAGGTAACGCAGTCCCTTCGGGGAGTCACTAGACGCCTCGGCAACCGAGTCTGA
- a CDS encoding hydantoinase B/oxoprolinase family protein, with the protein MSQHAADATPDFVGDHDIDATTLDIIENTLSNTRHEMDRVLETTAISPVIREQSDQFPLIADPQGRMVMGQFGSAIDTIIENAPFGWDELNEGDVIATNDPYMCAGAVSHTPDMLLLRPIFYEGDLVGFGSQWGNLMDVGGKTPGSMPVQATTVFEEGMRLPPVKLYKGGEFDSELLETFAHNTRLPEHAEADIKALAAGTAVAESRVQELCDRFGKETYLEGCDAILDRTRDGMINLIREFVPEGERYTFEDYVDDDGMGNGPIKLHLEIYREGDTVYLDWEGTDDQVPGTVNFLLNEKMFKMFTGVFLIMAFDPLLTFNDGYYDLFEVNLPEGTVVQPEFPAALGNRLPLMARQFDVLQATFSKLIDDFSVAGSYGTSPNLVYAGTDSEGNDFQMLEILYGGIPARPGGDGLDGHSWWPLFRTVPAEYQEAYYPLTIDEYSTRTDTGGAGEFRGGHGITKVYTFEEDGAITFQDDRAHTYPWGVDGGKHAQTSEKKLLRTDGTEEELPSKVENVAVAAGDKLVFRTAGGGGLGDPLERDPELVAEEIRQGLISTDAAREEYGVVVGDDGTLDEAATEERRADQRETREDLAEFDYGPLPDDDELADRIAAERDEFDDRHN; encoded by the coding sequence ATGAGCCAGCACGCAGCCGACGCCACCCCCGACTTCGTCGGGGACCACGACATCGACGCGACGACCCTCGACATCATCGAGAACACGCTCTCGAACACGCGCCACGAGATGGACCGCGTTCTCGAGACGACCGCCATCAGTCCGGTCATCCGTGAGCAGTCAGACCAGTTCCCCCTGATCGCCGACCCGCAGGGACGGATGGTCATGGGCCAGTTCGGCAGCGCCATCGACACGATTATCGAGAACGCCCCCTTCGGCTGGGACGAGCTGAACGAGGGCGACGTCATCGCCACCAACGACCCCTACATGTGCGCCGGCGCGGTCTCGCACACGCCGGACATGCTGTTGCTCCGGCCGATCTTCTACGAGGGCGACCTCGTCGGCTTCGGCAGCCAGTGGGGGAACCTGATGGACGTCGGCGGGAAGACCCCCGGCAGCATGCCCGTCCAGGCGACGACCGTCTTCGAGGAGGGGATGCGCCTTCCGCCGGTCAAGCTCTACAAGGGCGGCGAGTTCGACAGCGAACTCCTCGAAACGTTCGCGCACAACACGCGCCTCCCCGAGCACGCCGAGGCAGACATCAAAGCGCTCGCGGCCGGCACGGCCGTCGCCGAATCCCGCGTGCAGGAACTCTGTGATCGCTTCGGAAAGGAGACCTACCTCGAGGGCTGTGACGCCATTCTCGACCGCACTCGCGACGGCATGATCAATCTCATCCGCGAGTTCGTGCCCGAAGGCGAACGCTACACCTTCGAGGACTACGTCGACGACGACGGGATGGGCAACGGGCCGATCAAGCTCCACCTCGAGATCTACCGCGAGGGCGACACCGTCTACCTCGACTGGGAGGGGACCGACGATCAGGTTCCCGGGACGGTGAACTTCCTCCTGAACGAGAAGATGTTCAAGATGTTCACGGGGGTCTTCCTCATCATGGCCTTCGACCCGCTGCTGACGTTCAACGACGGCTACTACGACCTCTTCGAGGTCAACCTGCCCGAGGGGACCGTCGTCCAGCCGGAGTTCCCGGCCGCACTGGGCAACCGCCTGCCGCTGATGGCCCGCCAGTTCGACGTCCTGCAGGCCACCTTCTCGAAGCTCATCGACGACTTCAGCGTCGCCGGCAGCTACGGGACCTCGCCGAATCTGGTCTACGCGGGCACCGACTCCGAGGGCAACGACTTCCAGATGCTCGAGATCCTCTACGGTGGCATCCCCGCCCGCCCGGGCGGCGACGGCCTCGACGGCCACTCCTGGTGGCCGCTGTTCCGGACCGTTCCCGCCGAGTACCAAGAGGCCTACTACCCGCTCACGATCGACGAGTACAGCACCCGGACCGACACCGGCGGTGCCGGGGAGTTCCGCGGCGGCCACGGCATCACGAAGGTCTACACCTTCGAGGAGGACGGCGCGATCACCTTCCAGGACGACCGGGCGCACACGTACCCGTGGGGCGTCGACGGCGGAAAACACGCCCAGACCAGCGAGAAGAAGCTCCTCCGGACCGACGGGACCGAGGAGGAACTCCCCTCCAAGGTCGAGAACGTCGCCGTTGCGGCCGGCGACAAACTCGTCTTCCGAACCGCCGGCGGCGGCGGACTGGGGGACCCGCTCGAGCGGGACCCGGAACTCGTCGCCGAGGAGATCCGGCAGGGGCTCATCTCGACCGACGCCGCCCGCGAGGAGTACGGCGTCGTCGTCGGTGACGACGGGACCCTCGACGAGGCCGCGACGGAAGAGCGCCGGGCGGACCAGCGCGAAACGCGCGAGGACCTCGCGGAGTTCGACTACGGACCGCTGCCGGACGACGACGAACTCGCCGACCGGATCGCCGCCGAGCGCGACGAGTTCGACGATCGGCACAACTGA
- a CDS encoding LeuA family protein, with protein MQLTDVTLREGDQMPGREYSAEQKIECVRALDDLGVPFVQPAFPATGEKDQTVVSELSGTTDAEIVALARALERDIDAAVDAGADVVETFVSVSDRHLEHLLDASREEMLTMLTEAVDYIVDRGGTPHVTLADAFRTDHDDLVEVFEAIPNVPFVTLADSVGARTPATVGSSLDRLGDDVDLSRVGVHFHDDMGCGTANALTAYQAGVAKADVSVASLGERAGNSSLEEVVVACAVDLGDDLGIETDELVPVCRDVLDTLGEEYGDRKAILGEEISEHESGIHTAAMLSDPATLEPFDPAAFGGERRLVFGKSTGKDGARKLLERAGIEADDATVSAFKSALADRGPLELDEAVALAKREFGD; from the coding sequence ATGCAGCTGACCGACGTGACGCTCCGCGAAGGCGACCAGATGCCGGGTCGCGAGTACAGCGCGGAGCAAAAGATCGAGTGCGTCCGCGCGCTCGACGACCTCGGCGTTCCGTTCGTCCAGCCCGCTTTTCCCGCGACGGGTGAGAAGGACCAGACCGTCGTCTCCGAACTGAGCGGCACGACCGACGCGGAGATCGTCGCTCTGGCCAGAGCGCTCGAGCGCGACATCGACGCCGCGGTCGACGCGGGCGCCGACGTGGTCGAGACGTTCGTATCGGTCTCGGATCGACACCTCGAGCACCTCCTCGACGCCTCTCGCGAGGAGATGCTGACGATGCTGACCGAGGCGGTCGACTACATCGTCGACCGGGGCGGCACACCGCACGTCACGCTCGCGGACGCGTTTCGCACCGACCACGACGACCTGGTCGAGGTGTTCGAAGCGATCCCGAACGTGCCGTTCGTCACCCTCGCGGACTCCGTCGGTGCGCGGACGCCGGCGACCGTCGGATCGTCGCTCGATCGGCTCGGCGACGACGTCGACCTCTCCCGCGTCGGCGTCCACTTCCACGACGACATGGGCTGTGGGACGGCCAACGCCCTGACGGCCTATCAGGCCGGCGTCGCCAAGGCCGACGTGAGCGTCGCGTCCCTCGGCGAACGAGCGGGTAACAGTTCGCTCGAGGAGGTCGTCGTCGCCTGCGCCGTCGACCTGGGGGACGACCTCGGTATCGAGACGGACGAACTCGTTCCCGTCTGCCGGGACGTGCTCGACACGCTCGGTGAAGAGTACGGCGACCGGAAGGCAATCCTCGGCGAGGAGATCTCGGAACACGAATCGGGGATCCACACCGCGGCGATGCTCAGCGATCCCGCAACGCTCGAGCCGTTCGATCCCGCGGCCTTCGGCGGCGAACGTCGGCTCGTGTTCGGCAAATCGACCGGAAAGGACGGCGCGCGCAAACTCCTTGAGCGGGCGGGCATCGAGGCCGACGACGCGACCGTCTCGGCGTTCAAATCGGCGCTGGCGGACCGCGGCCCGCTCGAGCTGGACGAGGCCGTCGCCCTCGCGAAGCGGGAGTTCGGGGACTGA
- the thpR gene encoding RNA 2',3'-cyclic phosphodiesterase translates to MRLFVSVDLPDDLADAVADLQAEFDGASGLNVTDPEQAHVTMKFLGEVDEDRVPDLERELAAAVDDAAVEPFTARYGGLGVFPSLDYISVVWLGVEDGGAELTRLHEAIEDRTTAMGFEAEDHDFTPHVTLARMEHAGGKDLVQELVQERDPTIGETRVDEVRLTESTLTDEGPVYSTVESFPLE, encoded by the coding sequence ATGCGACTGTTCGTCAGCGTCGACCTCCCCGACGATCTCGCCGACGCGGTCGCCGACCTGCAAGCCGAGTTCGACGGTGCGAGCGGGCTCAATGTCACCGATCCCGAGCAGGCCCACGTGACGATGAAGTTCCTCGGCGAGGTAGACGAGGACCGAGTACCCGACCTCGAGCGGGAACTCGCGGCTGCCGTCGACGATGCCGCCGTCGAACCCTTCACCGCTCGATACGGCGGCTTGGGCGTCTTCCCGTCGCTCGACTACATCAGCGTCGTCTGGCTGGGCGTCGAAGACGGCGGCGCGGAACTCACTCGGCTCCACGAAGCCATCGAGGATCGGACGACGGCGATGGGATTCGAGGCCGAGGATCACGACTTCACGCCCCACGTCACGCTCGCGCGAATGGAACACGCCGGCGGGAAGGACTTGGTCCAGGAACTCGTACAGGAGCGCGACCCGACAATCGGCGAGACTCGAGTCGACGAGGTTCGGCTGACCGAGAGCACCCTCACGGACGAGGGGCCGGTGTATTCGACGGTCGAGTCGTTCCCGCTCGAGTGA
- a CDS encoding isochorismatase family protein: MDWINDTEDRYDDREFGESVGIGERPALLVIDLINAFTDPDSNLGSDVDDVLEQTARLLEAFRERDLPRYFTTVAFEESYGDAGMFVEKVPALKELRLGTDRVEVDDRIAPLDDERVILKKYASAFFGTDLQSELTTSRVDTLVIVGVTTSGCVRATAVDSLQHGYRTIVPADAVGDRAEGPHRANLLDIDAKYGDVVTTDAVLEHLAGDD, encoded by the coding sequence ATGGACTGGATCAACGACACCGAGGACCGCTACGACGACCGAGAGTTCGGCGAGAGCGTCGGCATCGGAGAGCGCCCGGCGCTGCTCGTCATCGACCTGATCAACGCCTTCACCGACCCGGACTCGAATCTCGGGTCGGACGTCGACGACGTCCTCGAGCAGACGGCGCGGCTGCTCGAGGCGTTCCGAGAACGCGACTTGCCGCGGTACTTCACGACCGTCGCGTTCGAGGAATCCTACGGCGACGCGGGCATGTTCGTCGAGAAGGTCCCCGCGCTCAAAGAGCTCCGCCTCGGGACCGACCGCGTCGAGGTGGACGATCGGATCGCGCCCCTCGACGACGAACGCGTGATCCTGAAGAAGTACGCCAGCGCTTTCTTCGGGACCGATCTCCAGTCGGAGCTGACCACCAGCCGCGTGGACACTCTCGTCATCGTCGGCGTCACGACCAGCGGCTGCGTCCGCGCGACGGCGGTCGACAGCCTCCAGCACGGCTACCGCACGATCGTCCCGGCCGACGCGGTCGGCGACAGAGCCGAGGGGCCACACAGGGCGAACCTCCTCGACATCGACGCCAAGTACGGCGACGTCGTGACGACCGACGCGGTCCTCGAGCACCTCGCCGGCGACGACTGA
- a CDS encoding CaiB/BaiF CoA transferase family protein — protein MAARERTGPLDGLRVIDMSGMISGAFATTMMGDFGADVVMVEHPETGDPIREWPQKTEEGESLAWKSLGRNKRCITLDLGSERGREIALLLIEDADVVFENFRPGTMERWGLGPDDVHAVNEEAIMVRLSGYGQTGPKSQKPGFGTIAEGISGWAHANGFPDSEPLLPPISLADLTAAQFAMQATMMAIFERDVGRGGSGEGQVIDVSLIEPLWRLFFGEVEAYDRMDHVRERTGNQHPSTAPRNIYETADGYMTLSASNQKIFERVAAAIDKPELIEDPRFDDNEARVENSDPLNAAIEEWTSQRTTEEATEILEAHDAIVGPVYDMADIFADEHFQARDSIIEVEDPDVGSIKTFAPIPKFSRTPGEVEFLGPGHGEHNEDVYRGELGMTAEEYTELEEKGII, from the coding sequence ATGGCAGCACGAGAACGAACCGGTCCCCTCGACGGACTCCGGGTCATCGACATGTCCGGCATGATAAGCGGTGCCTTCGCGACGACGATGATGGGCGACTTCGGCGCGGACGTCGTGATGGTCGAACACCCCGAGACCGGCGACCCGATCCGCGAGTGGCCCCAGAAGACCGAGGAGGGGGAATCGCTGGCCTGGAAGTCGCTGGGCCGCAACAAGCGTTGTATCACGCTCGATCTCGGCTCCGAGCGCGGGCGCGAGATCGCCCTCCTGTTGATCGAGGACGCTGACGTCGTCTTCGAGAACTTCCGCCCGGGAACGATGGAACGGTGGGGACTCGGCCCCGACGACGTCCACGCGGTCAACGAGGAGGCGATCATGGTCCGCCTCTCGGGGTACGGCCAGACGGGGCCGAAGTCCCAGAAGCCCGGCTTCGGAACCATTGCAGAGGGCATCTCCGGTTGGGCGCACGCGAACGGCTTCCCGGACAGCGAGCCGCTCCTTCCGCCGATCAGTCTCGCGGACCTGACGGCGGCCCAGTTCGCGATGCAGGCCACGATGATGGCGATCTTCGAGCGCGACGTGGGCCGCGGCGGGAGCGGCGAGGGTCAGGTGATCGACGTCTCCCTCATCGAACCGCTCTGGCGGCTCTTCTTCGGCGAGGTCGAGGCGTACGACCGGATGGACCACGTCCGCGAACGGACCGGTAACCAGCACCCGAGCACGGCCCCGCGTAACATCTACGAGACCGCCGACGGCTACATGACGCTGTCCGCGTCGAATCAGAAGATCTTCGAGCGCGTCGCCGCGGCAATCGACAAGCCCGAACTGATCGAGGATCCTCGCTTCGACGACAACGAAGCCCGCGTCGAGAACAGCGACCCGCTCAACGCGGCGATCGAGGAGTGGACGAGCCAACGGACGACCGAGGAGGCGACCGAGATCCTCGAGGCCCACGACGCCATCGTCGGTCCCGTTTACGACATGGCCGACATCTTCGCGGACGAACATTTTCAGGCTCGAGACAGCATTATCGAGGTCGAGGACCCCGACGTGGGATCGATCAAGACTTTCGCTCCCATCCCGAAGTTCTCACGGACGCCCGGCGAGGTCGAGTTCCTCGGGCCGGGACACGGCGAGCACAACGAGGACGTCTATCGGGGCGAACTCGGGATGACCGCCGAGGAGTACACGGAACTGGAAGAGAAGGGGATCATATAG